Proteins encoded by one window of Sphingosinicella sp. BN140058:
- a CDS encoding cadherin domain-containing protein encodes MATYFNVKGKGVSQGTTGKDVFWAFMADTNFAFSNPDAVLATLTWATPYHLQDGSTYTIAANDIQISLDVLAGAEGTDTIYGSAFRDALFYNNGAFLNGIGGFSAIEQVYLGAGDDVIDFSPQGVDGPEYSKDVKVFGEEGNDIILSGAGSDALDGGGGNDLIVGGKRADTISGGGGDDLLYGDDFGYDGVAGDDILYGGAGNDVLHGGGRGDRLEGGEANDLLYGGLGSDVLLGGAGNDVLHGDSDGYAGDDSLDGGGGNDQLFGGAGIDTLAGAAGMDLLDAGDGDDIMSGGTEDDVLIAGGGNDSLDGGAGSDTIRFSGNRSDYSYILLSSGEYLFSDLRPGAPDGTSDRVRNAEFFQFADGIFPAGLINAAPVIVSNGGGPAAALSVAENSANVTLVSATDPDPGQVVRYGLTGGADRALFSIDAATGLLSFVTPPDFEHPLDADGDNIYDVVVTALDGFGGADSQSLAITVTDLADGAAPVITSGGGAPIVDLSVPENTQAVVEVTAIDPDGTVPVLSVSGGADAARFELDAQTGQLRFITAPDYEHPTDANGDGIYEVEVTASDGTNADSQRIRVTVANGNEHAPVIGSNGGGASASILLAESQSVAATVAATDADGTAPTYSIRGGADAALFMIDSGTGLLSFVAPPDFEAPADQGGDGVYEVIVGAGDGLFVAQQSLSIQILNINDVAPTIVSNGGGAVAGVAVSENSLFVTMVQAADADGPALSFLIDGGADAGLFLLDSATGQLAFRAAPDFEDRIDADADGIYDVIVRVTDGTFSAVQRIAVAVTDVNEVGKTLTGTSAGETFSPTASTAGLRTTALSDIVFGLGGNDRIDGGAGTDRLEGGLGDDIYFVDAYVDDGKTVNDDLVVERAGEGIDLVNAALSYRLPDNVERLTLTGSAAMGWGNDLANLITGNAAANSLRGEGGNDSLVGDLGDDLLDGGDANDTLSGGGGTDDLRGGAGADQLDGGTGADLMQGGADNDIYMVDTYSDDGDPSNDDRIVELAGEGTADHAKASISYRLADNVEMLTLVGADGIAGTGNALDNVINGNGAGNQITGEAGNDTIDGAGGDDIIFGGLGSDTLSGKSGNDRISGDESPDKITGGAGDDWLHGGSSNDTLNGSEGADILIGGLNKDMLTGGLDPDVFAFGTSDSGLSSASSDTITDFNAVEDRIDLLSVTAPLAASAYAETVIAGALMSDALVAASGAMQPGISAVFVAGTADGWLFWDTNSDGALDQAVMLLGANTLAAMDSLNII; translated from the coding sequence ATGGCCACCTATTTCAACGTCAAGGGAAAAGGCGTCAGCCAGGGCACCACCGGCAAGGATGTCTTCTGGGCCTTCATGGCGGACACCAATTTCGCGTTCAGCAATCCGGATGCGGTGCTTGCGACACTGACCTGGGCAACGCCCTATCACCTGCAGGACGGCTCGACCTACACGATCGCGGCGAACGATATCCAGATTTCGCTCGACGTCCTCGCCGGGGCCGAGGGCACCGACACCATCTACGGCTCGGCATTCCGCGACGCCCTTTTCTACAATAACGGCGCTTTCCTCAACGGAATCGGGGGCTTTTCCGCGATCGAACAGGTCTATCTCGGCGCTGGCGACGATGTCATCGACTTCAGTCCGCAAGGCGTCGACGGACCCGAATATTCGAAGGACGTGAAGGTCTTCGGAGAGGAAGGCAACGACATCATTCTCTCGGGCGCCGGAAGTGACGCCCTGGACGGCGGCGGCGGCAACGACCTGATCGTCGGCGGCAAGCGGGCCGACACCATCTCCGGTGGCGGCGGCGATGACCTTCTCTACGGCGACGATTTCGGATATGATGGCGTCGCAGGTGACGACATCCTCTACGGCGGCGCCGGCAACGACGTGCTTCACGGCGGCGGACGCGGCGACCGGCTCGAGGGCGGCGAAGCCAATGATCTCCTTTACGGCGGCCTCGGCAGCGACGTTCTTCTCGGCGGCGCCGGAAACGACGTCCTGCACGGCGACAGCGACGGCTATGCGGGCGATGACAGTCTCGATGGCGGCGGCGGCAACGACCAACTGTTCGGCGGAGCGGGCATCGACACCCTCGCTGGTGCTGCCGGCATGGACTTGCTCGATGCGGGCGACGGCGACGACATCATGTCGGGCGGAACGGAAGACGATGTCCTGATCGCCGGCGGCGGCAACGACAGTCTGGACGGCGGTGCCGGCTCCGACACAATCCGTTTCTCGGGCAACAGGTCGGATTACTCGTACATCCTCCTGTCGTCGGGAGAATATCTGTTCTCGGATCTGCGACCCGGTGCTCCTGACGGGACGTCCGATCGGGTCCGGAATGCCGAATTCTTCCAGTTCGCGGACGGGATATTCCCGGCCGGCCTGATCAACGCGGCTCCGGTGATCGTATCGAACGGCGGCGGGCCGGCGGCGGCGCTGTCGGTCGCCGAGAACAGCGCCAATGTTACGCTGGTCAGCGCGACCGATCCCGATCCGGGCCAGGTGGTGCGTTACGGGCTGACCGGGGGCGCCGATCGAGCCCTGTTCAGCATTGATGCCGCGACCGGCCTGCTCTCGTTCGTGACACCGCCGGACTTCGAACATCCGCTGGATGCCGACGGCGACAACATCTACGATGTCGTGGTGACGGCGCTGGACGGCTTTGGCGGCGCTGACAGCCAGAGCCTCGCGATCACGGTCACGGACCTGGCGGACGGCGCGGCGCCGGTCATCACGTCGGGAGGAGGCGCGCCAATTGTCGACCTGTCGGTTCCCGAAAATACGCAGGCCGTGGTCGAGGTCACGGCGATCGATCCGGACGGCACCGTCCCCGTCCTTTCCGTTTCGGGAGGTGCGGATGCAGCCAGGTTCGAGCTTGATGCCCAGACGGGGCAGCTGCGCTTCATCACCGCGCCGGATTACGAGCACCCGACCGACGCGAACGGTGACGGCATCTACGAAGTCGAGGTCACCGCCTCCGACGGCACCAACGCCGATTCCCAGCGCATCCGGGTGACCGTCGCCAACGGGAATGAACATGCGCCGGTGATCGGCTCGAACGGCGGCGGGGCGTCCGCCTCGATACTGCTTGCCGAAAGCCAGAGCGTGGCGGCCACGGTGGCCGCCACCGACGCCGACGGCACCGCTCCGACCTACTCGATCCGCGGCGGCGCCGACGCGGCCCTGTTCATGATCGATTCGGGCACGGGATTGCTTTCGTTCGTTGCTCCGCCCGACTTCGAGGCTCCGGCCGATCAGGGCGGCGACGGCGTCTACGAAGTGATCGTCGGCGCCGGCGATGGCCTGTTCGTCGCGCAACAGAGCTTGTCCATCCAGATCCTCAACATCAATGATGTCGCACCGACGATCGTGTCCAACGGGGGTGGGGCGGTGGCCGGCGTCGCAGTGAGCGAGAACAGCCTGTTCGTGACGATGGTCCAGGCCGCTGACGCGGACGGGCCCGCTTTGTCCTTCCTGATCGACGGGGGCGCCGATGCGGGCCTGTTCCTGCTCGACAGTGCCACGGGGCAGCTCGCCTTCCGCGCCGCACCGGACTTCGAAGACCGGATCGATGCGGACGCGGACGGCATTTACGACGTCATCGTGCGGGTGACGGATGGAACCTTCTCCGCGGTTCAGCGCATCGCTGTGGCGGTGACGGACGTCAACGAGGTTGGAAAGACGCTGACGGGCACCAGCGCGGGGGAGACCTTCTCGCCGACGGCGAGCACGGCCGGCCTGCGCACCACTGCGCTTTCCGACATTGTGTTCGGGCTCGGCGGTAACGACAGGATCGACGGCGGCGCGGGAACCGACCGCCTCGAGGGCGGCCTCGGCGACGACATCTACTTCGTCGACGCCTACGTAGACGACGGCAAGACCGTGAACGACGACCTGGTGGTCGAAAGGGCCGGCGAAGGGATCGATCTCGTAAATGCCGCCCTTTCCTACCGGCTCCCCGACAATGTCGAGCGGCTGACCCTTACCGGATCGGCCGCGATGGGATGGGGAAATGATCTGGCCAACCTGATCACCGGCAATGCCGCCGCCAATAGTCTTCGCGGCGAAGGCGGTAACGACTCGCTGGTCGGCGACCTCGGAGACGACTTACTCGACGGCGGCGATGCCAATGACACGCTCTCCGGCGGCGGCGGAACAGACGATCTTCGCGGCGGCGCCGGCGCCGACCAGCTGGACGGAGGGACAGGTGCCGATCTGATGCAGGGCGGTGCCGACAATGACATCTACATGGTCGACACCTATTCCGACGACGGCGACCCGTCGAACGATGACCGCATCGTCGAACTGGCCGGCGAAGGCACGGCCGATCATGCCAAGGCCTCGATATCCTATCGGCTCGCGGACAATGTGGAGATGCTGACGTTGGTCGGAGCGGATGGAATCGCAGGCACCGGGAATGCGCTCGACAATGTCATCAACGGCAATGGCGCCGGCAACCAGATCACCGGCGAGGCCGGCAATGACACGATCGACGGCGCGGGAGGCGACGACATCATCTTCGGCGGTCTCGGCAGCGACACGTTGAGCGGAAAGTCCGGCAATGACCGGATCAGCGGCGACGAATCGCCCGACAAGATCACCGGCGGCGCCGGAGACGACTGGCTCCACGGCGGAAGCTCGAACGACACCCTCAACGGTTCCGAAGGTGCCGACATCCTGATTGGCGGGCTGAACAAGGATATGCTGACCGGGGGGCTTGATCCCGATGTCTTTGCCTTCGGTACATCGGACAGCGGGCTCTCAAGCGCCAGCAGCGACACCATAACCGACTTCAATGCAGTCGAGGATCGGATCGATCTGCTGTCGGTGACGGCGCCACTTGCCGCATCCGCTTATGCGGAAACCGTGATCGCCGGTGCCTTGATGAGCGATGCGCTCGTCGCTGCCTCAGGCGCGATGCAGCCCGGTATTTCCGCGGTGTTCGTCGCCGGGACGGCGGATGGCTGGCTGTTCTGGGACACGAATTCCGACGGCGCACTCGACCAGGCCGTGATGCTGCTCGGCGCCAACACGCTCGCGGCGATGGATAGTCTCAACATCATCTGA
- a CDS encoding TonB-dependent receptor, whose protein sequence is MTAGRLAGSMFVMIAMPGAALAQTSTPEVADAAGPITSSPAEAVPAAVGEGEIIVTARRRQENVQDVPLAVSVLNADAIESTGSFNVSKLTQLQPSLQFYSTNPRNSAANIRGLGAPFGLTNDGIEQGVGVYIDQVYNSRIAAATFDFLDVEQVEVLRGPQGTLYGKNTTAGAINITTRRPSFEFEGRGELSVGNFGYRQAKGSVSGPIIEDRLAVRIAASATRRRGTVFNVTTNRHVNAQDNLGFRGSLLWRAANGLDIVLTGDFNRQNPECCAQLYVRTGATQRPLNRQFAGLAAAFGYAPPSTDAFDRLTDLDTPLDAFQEIGGASLRAEWSLGPGMLTSVTAWRFWNWGPSNDRDFTGLPITTISANPSKQDQYSQEIRYAASGKRLDYVVGLFAYHQRQHTTGVQEQGPAASRWLLNPGAVPVGASGCNPASANACNSAVLDGLRSENDILLSTTSLAAFGQLSWKVTDRLTLQPGLRLNYDRKSGQYEALVFTGSGAPLLCNPPPASSIARDQCANLPPQSYDPKFSDWNVSGDFTISYRLGADAMAYATYAKSFKSGGINLAGLPLDSGNTPILSAQTVKPEDVSHFETGLKTEFWNRRITLNLAAFWTEIKDYQATVTNGQLGVLRGYLANAEKVRVRGVEADFSARPTERLTLYASGAFTDHEYVRFVDAPCPPELSGGTIAGAGQTPSAPGTPGGLSPSNCDISGQWLPGISRWAFSFGGEYRHPLSLLGRAGEAYAGLDGSYRSRFSSNPSRSLYTDIDGYSVVNLRVGVRSPEHWDLFAWMRNAFDTRYFDVLATQSGSTGLIVGQPADPRTYGLTLRLSF, encoded by the coding sequence ATGACAGCAGGCCGTCTTGCGGGCAGCATGTTCGTGATGATCGCCATGCCGGGAGCGGCACTGGCGCAGACCTCGACGCCCGAGGTGGCGGATGCAGCAGGGCCCATCACCTCCTCACCTGCGGAGGCCGTTCCGGCGGCCGTCGGCGAAGGCGAGATCATCGTCACCGCGCGGCGACGCCAGGAGAATGTACAGGATGTGCCCCTCGCGGTGTCGGTCCTGAACGCCGATGCGATCGAATCAACCGGCAGCTTCAACGTCTCGAAGCTGACCCAGCTTCAGCCGTCGCTCCAATTCTACTCTACCAACCCGCGCAATTCGGCGGCCAACATCCGCGGTCTCGGCGCGCCCTTCGGGCTCACCAACGACGGCATCGAGCAAGGCGTCGGAGTCTATATCGACCAGGTCTATAACAGCCGCATTGCTGCGGCCACGTTCGACTTCCTGGATGTCGAGCAGGTGGAAGTTCTGCGCGGGCCTCAGGGAACGCTTTACGGCAAGAATACGACGGCCGGCGCCATCAACATCACGACTCGCCGCCCGAGCTTCGAGTTCGAAGGCCGGGGGGAACTCAGCGTCGGCAATTTCGGCTACCGGCAAGCCAAGGGATCCGTCTCCGGTCCGATCATCGAGGATCGCCTCGCCGTCCGCATCGCTGCATCGGCGACGCGCCGGCGCGGCACGGTCTTCAACGTGACGACCAATCGCCACGTCAACGCCCAGGACAATCTCGGCTTCCGCGGATCGCTCCTGTGGCGGGCCGCCAACGGGCTCGACATCGTCCTGACCGGAGACTTCAACCGCCAGAATCCGGAATGCTGCGCGCAGCTATACGTTCGTACGGGCGCCACCCAGCGTCCCCTAAATCGCCAGTTTGCAGGGCTGGCGGCGGCGTTCGGCTATGCTCCGCCGAGCACCGATGCGTTCGATCGGCTTACCGATCTTGATACGCCGCTCGATGCCTTCCAGGAAATTGGCGGTGCCTCGCTGCGTGCGGAATGGTCGCTCGGGCCGGGCATGCTGACGTCCGTGACGGCCTGGAGGTTCTGGAACTGGGGTCCATCCAACGATCGCGACTTCACCGGGCTGCCGATCACGACGATTTCGGCCAATCCCTCGAAGCAGGATCAATATTCCCAGGAAATCCGGTACGCGGCCTCCGGCAAGCGCCTCGACTATGTCGTCGGGCTGTTCGCCTATCACCAGCGGCAGCATACCACCGGCGTCCAGGAGCAGGGCCCGGCGGCGAGCCGCTGGCTGCTGAACCCGGGCGCCGTGCCCGTCGGTGCGAGCGGCTGTAATCCGGCGTCGGCCAATGCGTGCAACAGCGCGGTGCTCGACGGGCTCCGGTCCGAGAACGATATCCTGCTCAGCACCACCAGCCTTGCAGCGTTCGGCCAGTTGAGCTGGAAGGTGACCGATCGGCTCACGCTGCAACCCGGGCTGCGGCTCAATTACGATCGGAAGTCGGGACAATATGAGGCATTGGTCTTCACCGGCAGCGGTGCTCCTCTGCTGTGCAATCCGCCGCCGGCAAGCAGCATCGCGCGCGATCAATGCGCCAATCTGCCGCCGCAAAGCTACGATCCGAAATTCAGCGACTGGAACGTCTCGGGAGACTTCACCATCTCCTACCGGCTCGGCGCCGATGCGATGGCTTATGCCACTTATGCAAAGAGCTTCAAGTCCGGCGGCATCAACCTCGCGGGCCTGCCGCTCGACTCCGGCAACACTCCGATATTGTCGGCCCAGACCGTCAAGCCGGAGGACGTCAGCCATTTCGAGACCGGGCTCAAGACGGAATTCTGGAACAGGAGGATCACGCTCAATCTGGCCGCCTTCTGGACGGAGATAAAGGATTATCAGGCAACCGTCACCAACGGTCAGCTGGGTGTGCTGCGCGGCTATCTCGCCAATGCCGAGAAAGTGCGGGTGCGGGGCGTCGAGGCGGACTTTTCTGCGCGACCGACGGAGCGGCTCACGCTCTATGCGAGCGGCGCCTTCACCGATCATGAATATGTCAGGTTCGTCGATGCGCCCTGTCCCCCGGAACTGTCCGGCGGAACCATCGCCGGCGCGGGGCAGACACCGAGCGCGCCTGGAACCCCAGGCGGGCTGAGCCCCTCCAATTGCGACATATCGGGGCAGTGGCTCCCCGGCATTTCGCGCTGGGCATTTTCGTTCGGCGGCGAGTACCGCCACCCGCTCTCGTTGCTCGGCAGGGCCGGCGAAGCCTATGCCGGGCTGGACGGCAGCTACCGGTCCAGATTCTCGTCGAACCCGTCCCGATCCCTCTACACGGACATCGACGGCTATTCCGTCGTGAACCTTCGCGTCGGCGTCAGATCTCCCGAGCACTGGGACCTGTTCGCCTGGATGCGCAATGCGTTCGACACCCGCTATTTCGACGTACTCGCGACCCAGTCCGGCAGCACCGGCCTGATCGTGGGGCAGCCGGCGGATCCGCGCACCTACGGCCTCACCCTCCGGCTGAGCTTCTGA